One genomic region from Arthrobacter pigmenti encodes:
- a CDS encoding AAA family ATPase, with translation MNPRVHLLCGLNGAGKTTYARQLEHELPAVRFSLDEWMLHLFPELP, from the coding sequence ATGAACCCAAGAGTGCATCTGCTGTGCGGGCTCAACGGCGCCGGCAAGACGACCTATGCGCGGCAACTCGAGCACGAACTCCCGGCCGTGCGCTTCAGTCTCGACGAATGGATGCTCCACCTCTTCCCCGAGCTTCCCTAA
- a CDS encoding restriction endonuclease codes for MSTAQIEVPKWHEFLTPVLRALEDGRSRSRAEVTSGAMELANVSDEQRAVRDSSGGLKAKGRVGWAISHLIATEAIIRPKPALYTITDTGHELLLGFPDGLAQRDLRTVPAYRAHQQALNDARQKSASSVVSEEAEEEGSPTDLIDQAIEQMEAEVGVALLTRLRESSPEFFEEAVVDLLLKMGYGGAEQRGRRIGGSGDGGVDGVIDQDALGLDQVYIQAKRYKDGNNVGRETIQAFVGALQGTGASRGVFITTSSFTDNARKYAAGIASRVILIDSVRLVNLMIEYRVGVQVKQTYDVVDLDEDYFE; via the coding sequence GTGAGCACCGCCCAAATCGAAGTGCCGAAATGGCACGAGTTCCTGACACCGGTCCTTCGCGCGCTTGAGGACGGCCGTTCTCGCAGCCGCGCTGAGGTCACCAGCGGAGCAATGGAACTCGCCAACGTATCCGATGAGCAGCGTGCCGTCCGTGACAGCAGTGGTGGCCTGAAAGCGAAAGGACGGGTTGGCTGGGCCATCTCGCACCTCATTGCGACTGAAGCGATTATTCGCCCAAAACCTGCGCTTTACACGATCACCGACACCGGACATGAGTTGCTTCTGGGCTTCCCAGATGGACTTGCACAAAGGGACCTCCGAACGGTGCCGGCATACCGTGCTCATCAACAAGCGCTAAATGATGCGCGTCAGAAATCGGCTTCGTCTGTAGTCAGCGAAGAGGCGGAGGAAGAAGGCAGCCCTACCGACCTCATCGATCAGGCAATCGAACAGATGGAGGCCGAAGTCGGGGTTGCACTATTGACCCGTTTGCGTGAGTCGAGCCCCGAGTTCTTTGAGGAGGCCGTCGTCGACCTCCTCCTCAAAATGGGATACGGCGGCGCCGAGCAACGCGGCAGACGAATCGGCGGCAGCGGGGACGGAGGTGTGGACGGCGTCATAGATCAGGATGCGCTGGGCCTGGACCAGGTCTACATCCAGGCCAAGCGCTACAAAGACGGCAATAACGTCGGCAGAGAGACCATCCAGGCTTTCGTTGGCGCTCTTCAAGGAACAGGCGCCTCCCGGGGCGTGTTCATCACGACGAGCAGTTTCACGGACAATGCCCGCAAGTACGCAGCGGGCATCGCGTCGCGGGTCATCCTGATCGACAGCGTTCGTCTGGTCAATCTGATGATCGAGTACCGAGTCGGCGTGCAGGTGAAGCAGACCTACGACGTCGTAGACCTCGACGAAGACTACTTCGAGTAG
- a CDS encoding restriction endonuclease subunit S: MVPLGEVARFIRGITFKPTDLEPPSEGNIDCFRTRNVQLRLDESDVWSIPSSFLKRQEQLLREADILISSANSWNLVGRCCWIPALSRPTTFGGFVTALRGDPKVVEARYLFHWFSSVPIQEKLRSFGNQTTNISNLDLKRAGNLPTPLPPLDEQRRIAAILDKADELRSKRREALDHLDALTQSIFNEMFGDPTQNSRFPQIRLENLLEGVDSGQSPVCEDRPAADEEWSVLKLGAVTKMIYDPAQNKALLSTPDPRHEVRAGDVLFSRKNTREHVAAVAFVRKTPPRRLLPDLIFRLKIRTPAQITPEYLQAVLAHPRKRKQVQGLAGGSAGSMPNISKSKLLTVSIPVPLRQSQMEFTNRVAAVERLKDHHRTQLAHLDTLFASLQHRAFKGEL, encoded by the coding sequence ATGGTTCCGCTCGGTGAGGTAGCCCGATTTATCCGTGGTATCACATTCAAACCGACGGACTTGGAGCCTCCGAGTGAAGGGAACATTGACTGTTTCCGCACCCGAAACGTGCAGTTGCGGCTGGATGAGTCTGACGTTTGGTCCATTCCTTCTTCGTTCCTCAAGCGTCAGGAGCAGCTTCTTCGGGAGGCGGACATCCTCATTTCCAGCGCGAACAGTTGGAATCTGGTCGGTCGATGCTGTTGGATTCCTGCCCTCAGCCGACCAACGACATTTGGCGGCTTCGTAACTGCCCTGCGAGGTGATCCGAAAGTAGTCGAGGCGCGGTACCTGTTCCATTGGTTCTCTTCCGTGCCAATCCAAGAGAAGCTGCGCAGTTTCGGCAATCAGACGACCAACATCTCGAATCTGGATTTGAAGCGCGCTGGAAATCTTCCTACACCCCTGCCACCCCTCGACGAGCAGCGGCGTATCGCGGCGATTTTGGACAAGGCAGACGAGCTCCGATCCAAGCGCCGCGAAGCCCTCGACCACCTCGACGCCCTCACCCAGTCCATCTTCAACGAGATGTTCGGTGATCCCACGCAAAATTCACGCTTCCCTCAAATCAGGCTTGAGAATCTACTCGAAGGCGTCGATAGCGGGCAAAGCCCCGTCTGTGAAGATCGTCCGGCTGCAGACGAGGAATGGTCCGTGCTGAAACTGGGTGCGGTGACAAAGATGATTTACGACCCAGCGCAGAACAAAGCCCTCTTGTCTACGCCTGACCCCCGACATGAAGTGCGGGCGGGCGACGTCCTGTTCAGCAGGAAGAACACACGAGAACACGTCGCGGCGGTAGCCTTCGTGAGGAAAACCCCACCCCGGCGATTGCTGCCGGATCTGATCTTCAGGCTGAAGATCAGAACACCGGCCCAGATAACTCCTGAATATTTACAGGCGGTTCTCGCTCATCCACGAAAGCGCAAGCAGGTGCAGGGATTAGCGGGCGGCTCTGCGGGGTCGATGCCCAACATTTCAAAGTCGAAGCTCCTCACGGTGAGTATCCCGGTGCCGTTGCGGCAGTCGCAAATGGAGTTCACAAACCGCGTTGCCGCCGTCGAGCGCTTGAAAGACCACCACCGCACCCAGCTCGCACATCTGGACACCCTCTTCGCCTCGCTTCAACACCGCGCGTTCAAAGGAGAACTGTGA
- a CDS encoding GrpB family protein encodes MDQIDNYVRFQSAEPNSRGRYAGIFGMANGLAREGQLSAADYAWWRTSNDWCNAAYPDPSTVDASIYDRVVNPAAQAWFKGSAAHLLAKVEEYLTLLQRYGVECVRITSNDPGRILYEDEFQIVVDPHMANRIALVAPDPEGWASRFHTIEQRLKALVPEAAIAHIGSTAVPDLPAKDVVDVLVGVDADAWTEAVAALVADGFVQDGSRDGHAWLAQMKGEERTVVIHVVVLGGAEWKRRISFRDILRRDPAARAEYLEVKRQAAGNAQNWTDYTARKAAVVARILA; translated from the coding sequence GTGGACCAGATAGACAACTACGTGCGGTTTCAGAGCGCGGAACCGAATTCGCGTGGACGCTACGCAGGCATCTTTGGTATGGCCAACGGTCTGGCACGTGAAGGTCAACTTTCCGCTGCGGACTACGCCTGGTGGCGTACCTCCAACGACTGGTGCAACGCGGCTTATCCGGACCCGTCAACAGTTGATGCCAGCATCTACGATCGCGTCGTGAACCCGGCGGCGCAGGCCTGGTTCAAGGGCAGCGCCGCCCATCTACTTGCGAAGGTCGAGGAGTACCTCACGTTGCTCCAGCGGTACGGCGTGGAGTGCGTCCGGATTACTTCAAATGATCCGGGGCGGATCCTGTATGAGGATGAATTCCAGATCGTCGTGGACCCGCACATGGCGAACAGAATCGCCCTGGTTGCCCCGGACCCGGAGGGCTGGGCCAGCCGCTTCCACACGATTGAGCAGCGGCTAAAGGCACTGGTGCCGGAAGCGGCGATCGCGCACATCGGGTCCACGGCAGTTCCCGACCTGCCGGCGAAAGACGTCGTGGACGTGCTGGTCGGCGTCGATGCGGATGCGTGGACGGAGGCCGTTGCAGCTCTCGTCGCCGACGGTTTCGTACAGGACGGGAGCAGGGACGGTCACGCGTGGCTGGCGCAGATGAAGGGCGAGGAACGCACGGTGGTGATCCACGTCGTCGTACTCGGCGGTGCGGAGTGGAAGCGTCGAATCAGCTTCCGTGACATCCTGCGCCGCGATCCCGCTGCAAGAGCCGAGTACCTCGAAGTGAAGCGTCAGGCCGCGGGGAACGCTCAGAACTGGACGGACTACACTGCGCGGAAAGCCGCGGTTGTCGCGAGGATCCTCGCGTAA
- a CDS encoding GNAT family N-acetyltransferase — translation MTGHEILPHALSESVVLRRATREDMPAIVALLADDQLGRERDSITEPEDMEPYLRAFEAIDEDPAHLLVVVVLGSSVIGTMQLSFLPGLARRGALRAQIEAVRVASSARNSGVGNQMITWAIGEARRRNCALVQLTTDKRRTDAHRFYSRLGFVASHEGMKLAL, via the coding sequence ATGACCGGTCACGAAATCCTTCCCCATGCTCTTTCCGAATCCGTCGTTCTCCGCCGGGCGACGCGGGAGGATATGCCCGCGATCGTCGCGCTGCTGGCCGACGATCAGCTGGGCCGGGAGCGGGACAGCATCACTGAACCCGAAGACATGGAACCTTACCTGCGGGCCTTCGAGGCCATCGACGAGGATCCTGCGCACCTGCTCGTCGTCGTCGTTCTGGGCTCCTCGGTGATCGGCACAATGCAGTTGAGCTTCCTGCCCGGGCTGGCTCGACGCGGTGCGCTACGGGCGCAGATTGAGGCGGTGCGGGTTGCGTCATCGGCGCGGAACTCCGGCGTCGGTAACCAGATGATTACCTGGGCGATCGGGGAAGCACGACGCCGGAACTGCGCACTCGTGCAGCTCACCACCGACAAACGGCGCACCGATGCCCACCGCTTCTACTCGCGGTTGGGGTTCGTTGCCTCGCACGAGGGGATGAAGCTGGCGCTTTAG
- a CDS encoding N-6 DNA methylase, with protein MINGTVRTQVDKVWDTFWTGGISNPLEVIEQITYLLFLKRLDEEQTGLERRANRTGKPIQNPIFPDGTDPRGRDYSDLRWGRFKGFSREEKFKLFSEHIFPFMREELTRQSNGEHSTYSHHMKDARFTIPNAGVLERVIDIIADIDMTARDTTGDLYEYMLSKIATAGTNGQFRTPRHIIELMVQMTDPQPMEAICDPASGTCGFLVRAAEHLWESPDLLTNQPQLDFYHHEQFHGYDFDNTMLRIGSMNMLLHGVENPVITYRDSLAELHSAEEEKYHVVLANPPFAGSLDYAGVSKELLATVKTKKTELLFLALFLRLLRNGGRAAVIVPDGVLFGSSKAHKDLRKLLVEQHKLDAVVKLPSGVFKPYAGVSTAILFFTKTNSGGTDNVWFYDVKSDGFSLDDKRTPLGSSDLADVLERYKQRTTTEAERTRTDRSFLVPKSEIAENGYDLSLNRYKEVEYDEVEHKAPEEIIAELELLEKEIVDGMSELKDLLK; from the coding sequence GTGATCAACGGGACAGTGCGCACGCAGGTAGACAAAGTTTGGGACACGTTTTGGACCGGGGGCATCTCCAACCCCTTGGAGGTCATCGAACAGATCACGTACCTGCTGTTCCTGAAACGGCTCGACGAAGAGCAGACAGGCCTGGAGAGGCGCGCCAACCGCACTGGCAAGCCCATTCAGAACCCGATCTTTCCCGACGGAACAGACCCGCGCGGGCGAGATTACAGCGATCTGCGCTGGGGCAGGTTCAAGGGGTTCTCGCGCGAGGAGAAGTTCAAACTCTTCTCCGAACACATCTTCCCCTTCATGCGCGAGGAGCTTACCCGTCAGTCGAACGGTGAGCACTCCACTTATAGCCACCACATGAAGGACGCGCGCTTCACGATTCCTAACGCCGGCGTCCTCGAACGCGTCATCGACATCATCGCTGATATCGACATGACCGCCCGCGACACCACGGGTGACCTGTACGAGTACATGCTCTCCAAGATTGCCACCGCTGGCACTAACGGGCAGTTCCGCACGCCGCGTCACATCATCGAACTCATGGTGCAGATGACGGACCCTCAGCCGATGGAAGCGATCTGCGATCCGGCTTCGGGCACGTGTGGATTCCTGGTCCGAGCGGCCGAACACCTGTGGGAATCGCCGGACCTGCTCACTAACCAACCGCAACTGGATTTCTACCACCACGAGCAGTTCCACGGCTACGACTTCGACAACACCATGCTCCGCATCGGCTCCATGAACATGCTCTTGCACGGCGTCGAGAACCCGGTGATTACCTACCGCGATTCGCTGGCCGAGCTGCACTCTGCCGAGGAAGAGAAGTACCACGTGGTACTCGCGAATCCGCCGTTCGCAGGCAGCCTCGACTACGCAGGGGTTTCGAAGGAACTGCTCGCTACCGTCAAAACTAAGAAGACTGAGTTGCTGTTCCTTGCACTCTTCCTTCGGTTGCTTCGTAACGGCGGACGCGCTGCAGTGATCGTGCCGGACGGCGTCCTCTTCGGCTCCTCGAAGGCACACAAGGACCTGCGCAAGCTCCTGGTGGAGCAACACAAGCTCGACGCCGTCGTGAAGCTCCCGTCCGGCGTCTTCAAACCGTATGCCGGCGTTTCGACCGCGATCCTCTTCTTCACCAAGACCAACTCGGGCGGCACCGACAACGTCTGGTTTTACGACGTGAAGTCCGACGGCTTCAGCCTCGACGACAAGCGCACTCCCCTCGGTTCGTCCGACCTTGCCGACGTCCTGGAGCGATACAAGCAGCGCACGACAACGGAAGCCGAGCGGACGCGAACCGACCGGTCTTTTCTCGTCCCCAAGTCCGAGATCGCCGAGAACGGCTACGATCTCTCGCTCAACCGGTATAAGGAGGTTGAGTACGACGAGGTCGAGCACAAGGCGCCGGAGGAGATCATCGCGGAGCTTGAGCTGCTCGAGAAGGAGATCGTTGACGGCATGTCCGAGCTGAAGGATCTGCTCAAGTGA